The proteins below are encoded in one region of Casimicrobium huifangae:
- a CDS encoding helix-turn-helix transcriptional regulator: MQTPSLWRLPRVLDCTGQSRALFLKNVQQKRAPQPVRIGGSRRAVAWVSDEIAAYIREQIEARDGTNPSQHSAA; the protein is encoded by the coding sequence ATGCAGACTCCATCCCTTTGGCGCCTTCCCCGCGTGCTTGACTGCACCGGACAGTCTCGCGCCCTCTTTCTCAAGAACGTCCAACAAAAACGAGCCCCGCAGCCGGTGCGTATCGGCGGTTCGCGGCGCGCGGTTGCTTGGGTCAGCGACGAAATCGCCGCTTACATCCGAGAGCAGATCGAAGCGCGCGACGGCACGAACCCTAGCCAGCACAGCG